The following coding sequences are from one Haliotis asinina isolate JCU_RB_2024 chromosome 3, JCU_Hal_asi_v2, whole genome shotgun sequence window:
- the LOC137277404 gene encoding chromatin assembly factor 1 subunit A-like, protein MAQVANSAEKHVDLSGVQSSQGMTIVGDDDSPSSSKKLKQARLPFKPIGPKSQICVNPAPHGMTKKRKLSDQESPSAKAPKIFSKHQADRLKHDIPEKTQSDIVDHDNEVSSSSEAENVPVSGMPKRKACETNLLERFIRKSSQEEISSTNEVVDLTEISEEIVDNSENANASLEVTSSRGIKKSMNKLTDTSNEQAQLVDGNRAGVKPETLNNGEAEDEVEKEIRISESECKDKGSKTGKTSVAEPGPIKCVDVDMVEQKGAPTSQAKEEVTQVDALKLNDLDVSVISGQSDGNKSLELNASSSSKSDSDEESGISSDESDDDVNDSVTNTSLNGTQNSCADMSINDSPADKSGSSLDKSPTVDTSTCKTPKTKPLKASVSKTPGGSTVQTSTPKNLRERPASIKMSEIKKLERKQEREAKRQKIREQKERERQQLKEKKEQERLEAKKKRDEEKAEKERKKKEEKDKKERERQEKKDQLEREKQEKLQLKEEEKKKKQEIIDAKMEEKRKKDEEKQREEDEKNKKKQKEKQTFTSFFIKKAQSQAPSKVKEQSHFFMPFEVKKDMFLAPRTRRELEENDKAALDQHLKTQKDEPLYIKEIRNSSYQKKQSSRTLPRLAVLAPTDVDDEDSVKCMDTVEVEKNKNLVRHHCKLLQFHTNYRPPYYGTWRKTSQVLNPRNPFKQDTELFDYEVDSDDEWEEEEPGESVSSSEDEGEEKEDKDEDEEEEEDGWMVPHGYLSEDEGCEQDEEITPDVLKARQMAKQEAWEAEQKRQKQPVRAVVIGLAWEGEDIAANLAAKLAQFQAVCLSVVPIDTRSRPVDNTGGGKDGDRTSFGKGNRKPVPEEAMPDLIRLLHGNLIGIKKLIKEFRLYWKKKTSGSLGEADDDNMEVDESVTDKNASVLESSCTEDKKAQVSGVDVSSGGAEGDGSKDTPDGWGMSKRQLEMKIMSIAVRERRPNFKKVCWYVKEEVLKQYMMEELALPNAWQYVSKGLIKVKNEEAAGRKTPNNLSESFTDSVAIIMKEEPAAEDAEAKPLPKDQPSIMQFAKKMQPSELPKPKIRRVQLKPASPVPMPSVEKSPVTDLDVSAGEEVLGPYKTLPKDQRSIMDFAQKPQNGARTVPPNVVKNMLLSPKSSSADNITSPKQIFSKETTPKRKISKETRETTPKQKMSRVTTPKQTISKETTPKQTISRETTPKQTISREATPKGDATTESVKGFVPTPSVTAVHAMDNVVSKKTVISASKEEAMDVDDCIVID, encoded by the exons ATGGCGCAAGTGGCCAACAGTGCCGAAAAACATGTTGATCTGTCTG GCGTGCAATCTTCTCAGGGGATGACCattgttggtgatgatgattcaCCATCATCTTCAAAGAAACTGAAACAAG CGCGCCTTCCATTTAAACCAATTGGACCTAAATCTCAAATATGTGTCAACCCCGCTCCTCATGGTATGACGAAGAAACGCAAATTATCAGATCAAGAATCACCCAGTGCTAAAGCTCCAAAGATTTTCAGCAAACACCAAGCTGACCGACTCAAACATGACATCCCAGAGAAGACTCAGTCTGACATTGTTGACCACGACAATGAGGTTAGTTCCAGCTCTGAAGCAGAAAATGTCCCTGTCTCCGGGATGCCAAAGCGTAAAGCCTGCGAAACTAACCTCCTGGAGAGATTTATTCGCAAATCGTCCCAAGAAGAGATATCTTCAACCAATGAAGTGGTAGATTTGACGGAGATCAGTGAGGAGATTGTTGATAACTCTGAAAATGCTAATGCGTCCCTTGAGGTGACAAGCTCTAGAGGGATCAAGAAGTCAATGAATAAGCTCACTGATACGTCCAATGAACAGGCTCAACTTGTAGATGGGAATAGAGCTGGTGTTAAACCGGAGACTTTGAATAATGGAGAAGCTGAAGATGAAGTTGAGAAAGAAATACGTATTTCAGAatctgagtgtaaagataaagGCAGTAAAACTGGAAAAACATCTGTTGCTGAACCAGGGCCCATCAAATGTGTGGATGTTGATATGGTGGAACAGAAAGGCGCACCCACTTCACAGGCTAAGGAAGAGGTGACACAAGTTGATGCTCTCAAGTTAAACGATCTGGATGTATCTGTCATTAGTGGTCAGTCGGATGGAAACAAAAGTTTAGAATTAAATGCTTCGTCAAGTAGTAAATCTGACAGTGATGAAGAAAGTGGCATCTCTTCAGATGAgtctgatgatgatgtgaaTGATAGTGTGACAAATACCTCACTGAACGgaacacaaaacagttgtgcAGATATGTCTATAAATGACAGTCCGGCAGACAAGTCTGGATCCTCCCTAGACAAAAGCCCAACTGTCGACACATCCACTTGCAAAACACCAAAAACTAAACCCCTGAAGGCCAGTGTTTCCAAGACACCAGGTGGCAGCACAGTTCAGACAAGTACACCCAAGAACCTGCGTGAAAGACCTGCCAGCATTAAG ATGTCTGAAATCAAGAAGCTGGAGAGAAAACAGGAACGAGAAGCAAAGAGACAGAAAATACGGGAACAGAAGGAACGTGAGAGACAACAGCTGAAGGAAAAGAAAGAACAAGAGAGGTTAGAAGCAAAGAAAAAAAGAGATGAAGAAAAGGCAGAAAAGGAACGgaagaaaaaagaagaaaag GACAAGAAGGAGCGCGAGAGGCAGGAGAAGAAGGATCAGCTGGAGCGTGAGAAGCAGGAGAAGCTCCAGTTGAAGGAGgaagagaagaagaagaagcagGAGATCATTGA TGCTAAGATGGAGGAGAAGCGGAAAAAGGACGAGGAAAAGCAAAGGGAAGAAGATGAAAAG AATAAGAAAAAGCAGAAGGAAAAACAAACGTTCACCAGCTTCTTCATCAAGAAAGCACAATCACAAGCACCTTCCAAG GTAAAGGAGCAGTCTCACTTCTTCATGCCGTTTGAGGTGAAGAAGGACATGTTTCTGGCACCTCGCACTCGGCGGGAGTTGGAGGAAAACGACAAAGCAGCGCTGGACCAACATCTCAAGACACAG AAAGATGAACCACTGTACATCAAGGAGATAAGAAATTCTTCCTACCAGAAGAAGCAGAGTTCTCGAACTCTTCCACG ACTGGCGGTGTTGGCACCCACTGATGTTGACGATGAAGACAGTGTGAAGTGTATGGACACTGTTGAGGTGGAGAAAAACAAGAATCTAGTCCGCCATCACTGCAAACTACTGCAGTTCCACACCAACTATCGTCCTCCGTACTACGGCACCTGGCGCAAGACAAGTCAAGTGCTCAATCCCAGGAATCCGTTTAAGCAGGATACG GAGCTGTTTGACTACGAGGTTGACAGTGATGACGAGTGGGAGGAGGAGGAACCAGGCGAGAGTGTCTCCAGTAGTGAG GATGAAGGCGAGGAGAAAGAAGAcaaggatgaggatgaggaagaggaggaggacggGTGGATGGTCCCTCATGGCTACCTGTCTGAAGATGAGGGATGTGAGCAGGACGAGGAG ATCACCCCCGATGTGCTGAAGGCTCGCCAAATGGCGAAGCAGGAAGCTTGGGAGGCAGAACAGAAGAGACAGAAGCAGCCAGTCCGAGCTGTCGTCATCGGCTTAGCCTGGGAAGGGGAAGATATTGCAGCTAACTTAGCTGCCAAACTTGCCCAGTTTCAG gctgtgtgtttgtctgtggtGCCAATAGACACAAGGTCTAGGCCAGTGGACAACACAGGTGGAGGGAAGGATGGAGACCGGACATCGTTTGGAAAGGGAAACAGGAAGCCAGTACCAGAGGAAG CCATGCCTGATCTAATCCGGTTGTTGCATGGCAATCTTATTGGGATCAAGAAGCTGATCAAGGAGTTCCGATTGTACTGGAAGAAGAAGACTTCGGGCAGTCTGGGTGAGGCAGACGATGACAATATGGAAGTGGATGAAAGTGTGACCGACAAGAATGCCTCAGTGCTAGAGAGCTCTTGTACGGAAGACAAGAAGGCTCAAGTGAGTGGTGTGGATGTTAGTTCTGGTGGAGCTGAGGGGGACGGCAGCAAGGACACACCTGATGGTTGGGGCATGTCCAAACGGCAGCTGGAGATGAAAATTATGTCTATTGCTGTGCGGGAAAGGAGACCAAATTTTAAGAAAGTGTGCTGGTATGTGAAAGAAGAGGTTCTCAAACAGTACATGATGGAGGAACTGGCGCTTCCCAATGCTTGGCAGTATGTGTCCAAGGGCTTGATCAAGGTGAAGAACGAGGAGGCTGCAGGGAGAAAAACTCCCAATAACTTGTCGGAATCCTTCACGGATTCAGTTGCGATCATCATGAAGGAAGAGCCAGCTGCAGAAGATGCCGAGGCTAAACCCCTTCCAAAAGACCAACCCTCAATTATGCAATTTGCTAAGAAAATGCAACCTAGCGAACTCCCCAAACCCAAGATTCGAAGAGTACAACTGAAACCTGCTAGTCCAGTTCCCATGCCAAGTGTTGAGAAATCCCCAGTCACTGACCTTGACGTATCAGCAGGTGAAGAAGTCCTTGGTCCATATAAAACACTGCCAAAGGACCAAAGGTCAATTATGGATTTTGCCCAGAAACCTCAAAATGGTGCACGGACAGTTCCTCCAAATGTTGTTAAAAATATGCTTTTGTCACCAAAGTCTTCCAGTGCTGATAATATTACAAGCCCCAAACAGATTTTCTCAAAGGAGACCACCCCCAAACGGAAAATATCAAAGGAGACAAGGGAGACCACCCcgaaacagaaaatgtcaagGGTGACCAcccccaaacaaacaatatcaaaGGAGACCAcccccaaacaaacaatatcaagGGAGACCACCCCCAAACAGACAATATCAAGGGAGGCAACCCCGAAAGGGGATGCCACAACTGAGTCTGTGAAGGGGTTTGTCCCAACACCGTCTGTGACAGCAGTCCATGCCATGGACAATGTTGTTTCCAAGAAAACCGTGATAAGTGCTAGTAAGGAGGAGGCAATGGATGTAGACGATTGCATCGTCATTGACTAG